In Engraulis encrasicolus isolate BLACKSEA-1 chromosome 15, IST_EnEncr_1.0, whole genome shotgun sequence, the following proteins share a genomic window:
- the wif1 gene encoding wnt inhibitory factor 1, with protein sequence MATEAPALLFCLKASFILLLGSLVTEAVQEQGSLYMWIDANQARILIGFEEDILIVSEAKMAPFTHDFKKAQQRMPAIPVNIHHVNFTWQATGQAEYFYEFQTLRSLDKDIMDDPTVNMPLLGSVPHKASVVQVGFPCRGDQDGVAAFEVTILVMDGGGNVILRTPHNAIFFKTCQRAKCPGGCRNRGFCNERHVCECQDGFYGPHCEKALCSPRCLNGGLCMSPGVCICPPGYYGPSCDKANCTTTCMNGGTCFHPGKCICPAGYEGARCEISKCPQPCRNGGKCMGKNKCKCSKGFHGDLCSKAVCEPSCGAHGTCVEPNRCQCKEGWHGRHCNKRYRGGASNSHRAASPKMRTHAVSTKEAKDTTDASQPAETNYVV encoded by the exons ATGGCTACCGAGGCACCTGCTTTACTATTTTGCCTAAAGGCGAGCTTTATTCTACTTCTGGGAAGTTTGGTGACCGAGGCTGTCCAAGAGCAAGGGAGTCTGTACATGTGGATCGATGCCAACCAGGCGAGGATACTAATTG GTTTTGAAGAAGACATTTTAATTGTGTCCGAGGCGAAAATGGCCCCTTTTACGCACGACTTCAAAAAAGCCCAGCAGCGGATGCCCGCAATTCCTGTCAATATACACCACGTGAACTTCACCTGGCAAGCAACAGGGCAG GCGGAATACTTTTATGAGTTCCAGACTCTTCGTTCCCTTGATAAAGACATCATGGATGATCCAACAGTCAACATGCCTTTACTGGGCTCCGTGCCACATAAGGCCTCAG TGGTCCAGGTGGGCTTCCCATGCAGAGGCGATCAGGACGGCGTAGCTGCGTTTGAGGTGACCATTCTGGTGATGGATGGTGGTGGCAATGTCATCCTAAGAACACCACACAACGCCATCTTCTTCAAGACCTGTCAGAGAG CCAAGTGTCCTGGGGGATGCCGTAACAGAGGCTTCTGCAATGAAAGACACGTCTGCGAGTGCCAGGATGGGTTCTATGGGCCCCACTGTGAGAAAG CCCTCTGCTCTCCACGATGCCTCAACGGAGGCCTGTGCATGAGCCCGGGTGTCTGCATATGCCCACCCGGCTACTACGGCCCCAGCTGCGACAAAG ccaACTGCACCACCACCTGTATGAATGGGGGGACCTGCTTCCACCCAGGAAAGTGCATTTGCCCAGCAGGCTACGAGGGAGCCCGCTGTGAAATCA GTAAATGTCCTCAGCCATGCAGGAATGGAGGCAAGTGCATGGGGAAGAACAAGTGCAAATGCAGCAAAGGGTTCCATGGTGACCTTTGCTCCAAGG ctgtctgCGAGCCCAGCTGTGGAGCACATGGGACGTGCGTGGAGCCCAACAGGTGCCAGTGTAAGGAAGGATGGCATGGACGTCACTGCAACAAGA GGTATCGAGGTGGTGCCTCCAACAGTCACCGAGCAGCCAGCCCCAAGATGAGGACGCACGCGGTGTCAACCAAAGAAGCCAAGGACACCACTGATGCTAGCCAGCCCGCTGAGACCAATTACGTAGTATGA